The proteins below are encoded in one region of Methanosarcina barkeri 3:
- a CDS encoding non-histone chromosomal MC1 family protein — MSNTRNFVLRDEEGNEHGVFTGKQPRQAALKAANRGTGTKSNPDTIRLRERGTKKVHVFKAWKELVEAPKNRPDWMPEKISKPFVKKEKIEKIE; from the coding sequence ATGTCCAACACAAGAAATTTTGTTTTACGAGACGAAGAAGGCAATGAGCACGGCGTTTTCACAGGAAAACAGCCTCGGCAGGCTGCCTTAAAAGCTGCAAACCGGGGCACCGGGACTAAATCCAATCCGGATACTATCCGCCTCAGAGAACGCGGGACAAAGAAGGTGCACGTTTTCAAGGCATGGAAGGAACTTGTCGAAGCCCCTAAAAATAGGCCTGACTGGATGCCTGAGAAAATCAGCAAACCTTTTGTCAAGAAAGAAAAAATAGAAAAGATCGAATAA